A window of Carassius auratus strain Wakin unplaced genomic scaffold, ASM336829v1 scaf_tig00216403, whole genome shotgun sequence contains these coding sequences:
- the LOC113098047 gene encoding olfactory receptor class A-like protein 1, giving the protein MNSDTLTRGLLFLSLAVTGVPGNIVVICAFLSVVYHEGRLSPTESIVLHLASSNLMVVGVRCLLEVLATFEILNVFDDTGCKVVIFIYRTSRSLSIWLTFLLSVYQCLSVAPPGSRLAVARALFAQYLAVLFLALWLINTSTTAATLLYAVSARNDSRLLQNGINIKFCILSFPSKLAMDANGGVQVGRDVVPISLMTTASLVLLVFLLRRRQQVKGLRGGAMRQGPSAERRAALTVVTLVTIYVIIYGVDNGLWVYTLTVPKILDSSLIGDVRIFLSSLYAVLSPIVIIISNRKVNKQLNCGKEPKTFSDAAQPSDGQSQTK; this is encoded by the coding sequence ATGAACTCGGACACTTTGACGCGTGGCCTGCTCTTCCTGTCACTGGCCGTGACTGGTGTTCCAGGCAACATCGTGGTCATCTGTGCCTTCCTCTCGGTGGTGTATCACGAGGGCCGTCTCTCGCCCACAGAAAGCATCGTGCTGCACCTGGCGTCTTCTAACCTGATGGTGGTGGGCGTTCGCTGCCTGCTGGAGGTTCTAGCCACGTTTGAGATCCTCAATGTGTTTGATGACACCGGCTGCAAGGTGGTCATCTTCATCTACCGCACGTCCAGATCTCTGTCCATCTGGCTGACGTTCCTGCTGAGCGTGTATCAGTGCCTGAGCGTGGCTCCACCGGGTTCGCGTTTGGCCGTCGCCCGTGCTCTGTTCGCCCAGTACCTGGCTGTCCTCTTCCTGGCTCTATGGCTAATCAACACCTCCACGACTGCCGCCACGCTGCTTTACGCTGTAAGTGCCCGGAACGACTCCAGGCTCTTGCAGAATGGGATCAACATCAAGTTCTGTATCCTGAGCTTCCCGTCCAAGCTGGCGATGGATGCCAATGGCGGGGTGCAAGTGGGACGAGACGTGGTGCCGATATCTCTGATGACAACGGCCAGCCTGGTCCTGCTGGTGTTCCTGCTCCGCCGCAGACAGCAGGTGAAGGGTCTGCGGGGCGGCGCAATGAGGCAGGGTCCATCTGCAGAGCGCCGCGCTGCCCTCACCGTCGTCACACTAGTCACAATCTACGTGATTATTTATGGAGTGGACAATGGATTGTGGGTTTATACGCTGACCGTGCCTAAGATTCTTGACTCCTCGCTGATCGGAGATGTGAGGATCTTCTTGTCGTCTCTGTATGCTGTCCTCAGTCCCATTGTGATCATCATCTCTAACAGGAAAGTCAATAAACAGTTGAATTGTGGGAAAGAGCCAAAGACGTTCTCGGACGCAGCTCAGCCCAGTGATGGACAGTCGCAGACTAAATGA